A region of the Gallaecimonas mangrovi genome:
GGCGCCAAAATAGTGGTCAAAAGAGCGGTTCTCTTGCATGAAGATAACGACATGCTTGACGTCTTTAATGGTGCCGGTTTCCCGGGCTGGCTCAATGGCCAGTGCTTGACGAATGCTGGCGGGCAAAACAGCCGCCGTGGCAAGGCCAGCAGCGGCTAAAGACGTGGCTTGTAAAAAGCGGCGACGGTTTAAATCAACCATGGCGGTTTTCCTTCTACGGCAAAAAAAGACACCCCGGCAACACGCCGGGGTGGGGGTTAGAAGGCCAAAGAGGCGGTGGCGGTAACGGTACGGCCGGCACCGATGTAGTAGCTGCCGTCATTACCGCCAGCCAGATAGGCTTTGTCGGTAAGGTTGGTAATGTTCAGCGACAGGTCCAAAGACTTCAGATCCTTGCTGCCCAAATCGATGTGATAACCGCCGTAAAGCGAACTAATGGTGTGGGAAGGAATGGTGTCTTGGTTCTCATAGTCGCCGTAGTAAGAGCCGGTATATTTGGCCTCAATACCGCCGCGATAGGCGCCTTCTTTGTAGTTCAATGACACCACTGCCATTTTGCGCGGCGAGCCACCCACTTCGTTGTTGTGCAGGTCAACGTAGGCATCGTTAACGTCCATCAAACTGTTGGCGGTGTATTTAGAGTCGTTAAAGGTCAGAGAGCTGTAGAGGTTCCAGTTAGTGGTCATATCCCAGCTCAGGCTGCCTTCAAAGCCTTGCGATTCAATACCACCCACGTTGACATACTCGCTGTCAGACTCGCCCAGGTAATCAATGCCGCTGGCAATGTTCTGGTCGATTTCGGTAATGCGGTTATCAAATTTAATGTGGTAAAGCGCCGTGGTTACGGTCAAGTTCTGGCCGAAGTAACGCAGGCCCAAATCGATGTTTTTCGCCGTTTCCGGTTTGAGGCTGGAAATGTCCAAGTCGCTGGATAACAGGCTGTCGTCCAAGGCTTTGTAGTTTTCTGAGTAGCCAGAATAGACTTCCCAGCTTGGGGCAAAACTCCAAACGATACCGAACATGGGAAGCAGATCTGAGTCGCTGGTTAGCGATGCCACTTCATTGCCGCCTTGCTGGTTGTCTTTTTGTTTGATGTTGACAAAGAACTGGCGCACACCGGCGTTAATGGTCACCGGGCCCAGTATCCATTTGTCTTGCACGTAGTAGTTACTGGTGTTTTGGATATAGTCGTAATCGTACTGGCGATAGTAGGCGTTATGGTCGTATTCCATGCTGGTGGCAGGGTCAATAACCTGGTGCCAGTCGCGGTATTCACGGCGGTCGGAATATTCAGCCCAAAGCCCGGTGGTTAAGGTGTTAAAGGCAGAAAGATCCCAGTTCAACTTCACAGTAGAGCCGTAACGGTCTTTGCGGTAGTGGGTGTGGCGATAGCTCGACAAATAGCTGTCGCTACTGGTGCACTGGCTTTCGTCGGTAATGTAATTACCTGAGCTGTCTTGGCAATAGGCGGTTAAAGCATTGCCATCGGTGTCGGTTAACACGCTGCCGCTGCCGTTGGTTTCTACCAGGTAGGGTGGCAACCAGTCGCCGCGCCCGGTCATGTGGTGATAATAAGGCGTTATTACCAGGCGGGTGTTGTTGCTGGGCGACATGTCAAAACGCATGTAAGCCAGGGTGTTTTTGCGAAGGGTGCGCCAGGCCGCCGCGTAGTTTTGGTCAAGCTCGGGGTTACCGGTCCAGTTGCCGGTGAGGCGGTCCCAGGTTGGGTCTTCATTAAACTGTGCGAGGCTGACGCTGTTGTAGTTACTTTCATCAACATCGTCGTAGCTGATACGGCTAGTAACCGTGGCCCAGTTCAACTCGCTTACCGCTTTATAGGAGGCATAAAGGTCGTCAGCCCCTTGAATGTTGGCGCTTTCCTGCATCCAGCGGTTGTTGTTGTTATGGGACAAGCTTAAATAGCTGGTGGTGGTGCCATCAAAAATGCGGCCGGTGTCGTAGCGCAGGTAGTATTTTCGGGCATCGTCGTCACCGGTGGTGACAGACACTTTGCTGCCACGCTGTTCATTGGGCGCTGCAGAAATATAGTTAAAGGTACCGCCGAGGGCGTCGAGGGACGGGGAAGAGACATCCGAAGTACCCTGCATCACCTCAACGCGGCCGGTGTCTTCGGTGCTTAAGAAGCGGTTGGCTTTAGAGCCTCCGCCGTAAGTAGAACCGCCGTTAGGTACACCGTCAACGGTCATCCCTAGCTGGTGCGTTGAGCCATTAAGGGTAAAACCGCGCATGGTGATGGTGGTGGACCAATCGTCACTACCAAAAACGCCACCTTCACCGACGCTAACACCGGGCAACATGTCTAACAGGTCGTTGACGCTGGACATGGACGGCGTAAAGGCTTTGGTATCTTCAGTGGTGCTGTTGTTGGCGTAAGCGATACGGGTACCAACCACCGAAATGGTCTCAGTTTTTGAATCGCTACTGTCGGTGGCGGAACTGTCGTCGGCATGTGCGGTCTGGCATAGAGCAGCGCTGATACTTAAGGTCAGTAAACTGGGTAGCAAATAATTATTGGTTGTCATTGTGAACGTCTCAAACACGTTGAATTTTCGGCATTTTGGTGGACGGGTGTGACAAGGGGGTTTCGCCGAGGTGTCTGAAAGGTGAAGGTTTTTTGACCATAAATATTGGCAAGCTTGACTTGCTTGCTGGCTAGGTCATGCTGGCTTGAGTTGCGCCCAAGAACATCAAGGAGAGACTGTCATGCGCTTTAAAACTGTTCGTGATCTTGTTAACCACCTTTGTGAATCGCATTTTGCGCTAAGTAAGCTTTATCAGCGGTTGGCCGATAATGCCGACGCTGAACGCACCCGGATGATGCTGCATTACTTGGTCGACCATGAGAAAAAAGTTTCTGACGACTACGCCAGTGTATTGAAAACGCCAGGGGAGGCTTTGGATACCTGGTTTGATAACGCTATCGACAGTCATTTTGATAAATCGCTGACTTATGTCGATATAAAAGCTAATGCAACCCAAGAAGATGTGCTGGAACTGGCATTGTCGCTGGACAATAAGTTGCTGGCGGATATTGAGGCGCTGGTGCCCCAATGCCCAAGCCAGGAAAGTAAAACCTTTCTTGAAGGCTTACTCAGCTCGGCCCAGGATATTCAGCACCGCTTTGTGCACCAGACCATGCGCATGCAGGATTTATAAGACGCTGTGCGCCAGTTAGAAACGGAGAAATTGATGTCTCTATCGTCATTACCGGCGAAGAAGAAAAGTCCCCGTGCCAGCCAACAGTCACTGTTGGCTGGCTTTCGAACAGGTGATAATTCATCAAAAGTTAATGCTGTCATTAGCAAGCTACTCCTAGGAGGAAAGGCATGCAGACGATGAGATTGGCAGCCATGGGCTTGGTATTGGTGCTGGCAGGTTGTAGCAGCGCGGGAGTTAGGCCGCCAGAACAGCCACCCGCCAATAAACCGGCAGCTCAAAATGATGAAATGGCAACGGCGCTGAAAGGCTTGGCCGCCACCTTGCCCGAAGGGGATGTGGCGGTGGTGAAAGTGGCTAACTATTCCAACCGCCGTATCGACACCCAGGCGCTCACTGAGAAGGTTATCAACCAACTTAGCCAAGATGGCCGTAATGTGGCCGACCTTTCTGCCAGTGCCGATGGCTTTGATTTGCTGGCAGCGCGCCAAGCTGGCCGCGAAGGTGGCCATCAATACTTGCTGTACGGACAAATTCGCGAAGACGGTAACACCCTGCGCTTGCGGGTAATGACCCTGGCCAACGGCATTATTGTCTGGACCCGTGAAATGACTGTACCTAAGTCTTAAGCGCTGTCTGGCAAACCTTTATGAATGGCCCGCACCAAGCGGGCCTTTTGCTGCCCGTTATTGATGCTGCTGGTGGGTTGCTGCTGACGCTTTAGTGCCCAAGTGATGTGTTCGGCCACCAGTTCACTGGCGCCCGCTAGGCGGCTATTGAGGGCATCGATAATGGCCGCGCTTGGCGGGGCATTGCCAAGGGCGACGGCAATATTGCGTTGCCAGCGCTCAAAGCCAATGCGGCGGATAGGGGAGCCTTCGGTGATTTTCAAAAAGGTGTTTTCATCCCAGGCCCACAGCGCCAACAAATCTGGCGCATGCAAGGCGCTTCTTGGCGCAAAGTCCGGCTCTTGGCTGAGGTGAGCAAAACGGTTCCAGGGGCAAATCAGCTGGCAGTCGTCACAGCCGTAGATGCGGTTGCCAATCAGTGGCCGCATCGCTTCGGGAATGGCACCTTTGAGCTCGATGGTGAGGTAGGAAATACAGCGTCTGGCATCAACCACATAAGGCTCTACGATGGCCTGGGTTGGGCAAATGGTCATGCAGGCCACGCATTTCCCGCATTTTTCTTCGCCAAAGGCGGCGTCTGTTGGCAGCGGTAAGTCCACCAGCAATTCGCCGAGAAAGAAAAAAGACCCACCCTCGGGATTTAACAGCAAGCTGTGTTTACCCACCCAGCCAAGGCCGGCTTTTTCAGCCAGCGGCCTTTCCATGATCGGCGCTGAGTCTACAAAAGGGCGAAACTGCAGGTCGCCACAGGCCTCTTGAATGCGTTCGCCAAGTTTTTTAAGGCGACTGCGCAGCAGCTTGTGGTAGTCGCGGCCCAAGGCGTAGCGCGACACATAGCCTTTTTCTGCATTACCTAAAATTTCGCCAAAGCGTGCCTTGGGGGGCAGATAATCCATGCGCGCGCTTATCACCCGCAAGGTGCCGGGAAGCAATTCATCTGGCCTTGCTCTTAACATGCCATGGCGAGACATGTAGTCCATTTCGCCATGGTGACCGGCGTCTAACCAAGCCTGCAGCGCCGCTTCATGGCTCTTGAGGTTGGTATCGGTAATACCAACCTCGGCAAAGCCAAGCTCGCGTCCCCAGCGTTTAATGTCATCGGCAAGTTGGTGGAAATCGGTCACAGTCAGGCCCTTGTCGCTCTTGGGCGCAGGGTAGCATATCCACTTTCATTGTGGGCCAGCGGCGCAGGTGTTGGTAAGCTCAATAGAAAGCGTGAGGAGGTGGTTATGTTAACTCCCTTATTAAAAGCGCTGCCGAGCCCTTTGCCGACAGCGGCCGAATTAAAAGTGTTGGAAAAATCACTGGCTGAGGCCGCTGGCCTTAGCCTTTATCAGCTAATGGAGCGCGCCGGGTTGGCGGCCTATTCGTTATTGCGCCAGCGCTGGCCGGATGCCAAACACCTATTGGTATTGGCCGGTTCCGGCAATAATGGCGGCGATGCGTATGTTCTGGCCCGCCACGCCGTGGAAGACGGTTTGCAAGTGA
Encoded here:
- the queG gene encoding tRNA epoxyqueuosine(34) reductase QueG; its protein translation is MTDFHQLADDIKRWGRELGFAEVGITDTNLKSHEAALQAWLDAGHHGEMDYMSRHGMLRARPDELLPGTLRVISARMDYLPPKARFGEILGNAEKGYVSRYALGRDYHKLLRSRLKKLGERIQEACGDLQFRPFVDSAPIMERPLAEKAGLGWVGKHSLLLNPEGGSFFFLGELLVDLPLPTDAAFGEEKCGKCVACMTICPTQAIVEPYVVDARRCISYLTIELKGAIPEAMRPLIGNRIYGCDDCQLICPWNRFAHLSQEPDFAPRSALHAPDLLALWAWDENTFLKITEGSPIRRIGFERWQRNIAVALGNAPPSAAIIDALNSRLAGASELVAEHITWALKRQQQPTSSINNGQQKARLVRAIHKGLPDSA
- a CDS encoding TonB-dependent receptor domain-containing protein produces the protein MTTNNYLLPSLLTLSISAALCQTAHADDSSATDSSDSKTETISVVGTRIAYANNSTTEDTKAFTPSMSSVNDLLDMLPGVSVGEGGVFGSDDWSTTITMRGFTLNGSTHQLGMTVDGVPNGGSTYGGGSKANRFLSTEDTGRVEVMQGTSDVSSPSLDALGGTFNYISAAPNEQRGSKVSVTTGDDDARKYYLRYDTGRIFDGTTTSYLSLSHNNNNRWMQESANIQGADDLYASYKAVSELNWATVTSRISYDDVDESNYNSVSLAQFNEDPTWDRLTGNWTGNPELDQNYAAAWRTLRKNTLAYMRFDMSPSNNTRLVITPYYHHMTGRGDWLPPYLVETNGSGSVLTDTDGNALTAYCQDSSGNYITDESQCTSSDSYLSSYRHTHYRKDRYGSTVKLNWDLSAFNTLTTGLWAEYSDRREYRDWHQVIDPATSMEYDHNAYYRQYDYDYIQNTSNYYVQDKWILGPVTINAGVRQFFVNIKQKDNQQGGNEVASLTSDSDLLPMFGIVWSFAPSWEVYSGYSENYKALDDSLLSSDLDISSLKPETAKNIDLGLRYFGQNLTVTTALYHIKFDNRITEIDQNIASGIDYLGESDSEYVNVGGIESQGFEGSLSWDMTTNWNLYSSLTFNDSKYTANSLMDVNDAYVDLHNNEVGGSPRKMAVVSLNYKEGAYRGGIEAKYTGSYYGDYENQDTIPSHTISSLYGGYHIDLGSKDLKSLDLSLNITNLTDKAYLAGGNDGSYYIGAGRTVTATASLAF